In Pyricularia oryzae 70-15 chromosome 2, whole genome shotgun sequence, one genomic interval encodes:
- a CDS encoding mitochondrial chaperone BCS1, which translates to MSGLAMQSTQLRMGEGAGAGAGAGPGLAPASSGAPGLGIEALYNNPMFAGGLGLAGIGAAAAVARRGVIRGAQLLRKNLLVNVEISRRDPSYPWVLAWLSQPRPAHGFLMSKLTRIRDLSVATATESSRTDPLGASDDATRASFFLQPGYGRHIIRHSDGTYIAVHREKQSTANHQTGEPHETVTLTTLWSHRHVFEHVFSEAHALAKSAQAGKTPVYNIQGMSWAQLGLPRRKRPLASVVFEKGLKEAIVEDVQDFLSRHQWYADRGIPYRRTYLLHGPPGSGKSSFIHALAGELDYNLAIVNLVERGLTDDKLANMLMRLPPRSILLLEDVDVAFGNRQEMSPDGYSGATVTYSGLLNVLDGMAAGEDRIAFLTTNYVERLDPALIRPGRVDVKVRVGEATPEQAAELWSRFYGDVDTSGSGRERFIAKLYKLGFFAEPAEGRMTLRVSAAAIQGLFLTNKEDMEGAISHMEAHLIPGHSHHGSELHRTTAQ; encoded by the coding sequence atgAGTGGACTTGCAATGCAGTCTACACAGCTTCGTATGGGCGAAGGCGCTGGTGCTGGAGCAGGCGCCGGGCCGGGACTGGCACCCGCGTCATCGGGCGCGCCCGGCCTGGGTATCGAAGCCCTTTATAACAATCCAATGTTTGCTGGAGGACTGGGCCTTGCTGGCATCGGGGCAGCGGCCGCAGTTGCGCGTCGTGGAGTCATTAGGGGGGCTCAGCTGTTGCGAAAAAATTTGCTCGTCAACGTCGAGATCAGCAGACGCGACCCCTCGTATCCCTGGGTTCTGGCATGGCTGTCACAGCCCAGGCCCGCCCATGGCTTTCTcatgtcgaaactcaccCGCATTCGTGATCTCTCGGTCGCTACTGCCACTGAATCATCCAGAACGGATCCGCTTGGCGCCAGCGACGATGCAACAAGGGCTAGCTTCTTCCTGCAGCCCGGCTACGGGCGCCACATTATCCGCCACTCAGACGGTACCTACATTGCCGTGCATCGCGAGAAGCAGTCAACCGCCAATCACCAGACTGGAGAACCTCACGAGACCGTCACCCTGACTACGCTCTGGTCACATCGCCATGTCTTTGAGCATGTCTTTTCGGAGGCTCACGCCCTAGCCAAGAGCGCACAGGCTGGCAAGACGCCGGTCTACAACATTCAAGGGATGTCCTGGGCGCAGCTGGGCCTCCCACGCCGGAAGAGGCCGCTCGCGTCAGTGGTGTTTGAAAAGGGCCTCAAAGAGGCCATTGTCGAAGACGTGCAAGATTTTCTCTCTCGGCACCAGTGGTACGCCGACCGTGGGATACCCTACCGCCGCACATATTTGCTGCATGGCCCGCCCGGAAGCGGCAAATCATCCTTCATTCATGCGCTCGCTGGCGAATTGGACTACAACCTGGCAATTGTCAACCTGGTCGAGCGAGGTCTCACTGATGATAAGCTGGCAAACATGCTCATGAGATTACCGCCACGCTCGATCCTGCTGCTCGAGGATGTTGACGTCGCCTTCGGAAATCGGCAGGAGATGTCGCCGGATGGGTACAGCGGGGCCACAGTGACATACTCTGGCCTTCTCAATGTTTTAGACGGTATGGCGGCTGGCGAAGATCGCATTGCATTTTTGACCACCAATTACGTCGAACGATTAGACCCAGCCCTAATCCGACCGGGCAGAGTCGATGTCAAAGTTCGCGTCGGCGAGGCCACACCTGAACAAGCGGCTGAGCTTTGGTCCAGGTTCTATGGTGACGTTGACACGTCGGGCAGCGGCCGGGAGAGATTCATCGCCAAACTCTACAAACTCGGCTTCTTCGCCGAGCCAGCCGAGGGCCGGATGACCCTACGTGTGAGTGCTGCTGCTATACAAGGGCTCTTTCTAACCAACAAGGAGGACATGGAGGGAGCTATATCCCACATGGAGGCACATCTAATCCCTGGACATTCTCATCATGGTTCGGAGCTCCACAGAACGACGGCGCAGTAA
- a CDS encoding ribosome biogenesis protein RPF2: MLRQIKPRNARSKRILEKKAPKAIENPKSALFLRGTSCSQVVQDAIADIFSMRQTLAKKFTKKNPIHPFEDPSSLEFFSEKCDTSLIVFGSSSKKRPHTLTLVRMFSHKVLDMLELHLDAESYRRTAQFKTSKFTIGLRPLMVFAGAQFESTVQNEYTAAKSLLLDLFRGDSSSDKIDVEGLRYVIVVTAEDNPATVGSGDGAKPALHLRVYMIKTKRSGEKLPRVELEEIGPRMDFRLGRLREADESMLKEAMKRPKTTEERTKKNISTDSMGDKMGRIHLGKQDLGDLQTRKMKGLKRDRKDANGEASPSQPAGDHNNKKPKIA; this comes from the exons ATGCTCAGACAAAT CAAACCGCGCAATGCCCGATCCAAGCGCATCTTGGAAAAGAAGGCGCCAAAAGCCATCGAGAACCCCAAATCAGCCCTATTCCTCAGGGGCACAAGCTGCAGCCAGGTGGTCCAAGATGCCATTGCCGACATCTTCTCTATGCGGCAAACACTTGCGAAGAA ATTCACCAAGAAAAACCCAAT ACACCCATTCGAGGACCCAAGCTCGCTCGAGTTCTTCTCTGAAAAGTGCGACACCAGTCTCATCGTCTTCGGCTCGAGCAGCAAAAAGCGGCCACACACCCTCACACTAGTACGCATGTTCAGCCACAAGGTGCTCGACATGCTAGAGCTTCACCTTGATGCCGAGTCGTACCGACGCACGGCACAGTTCAAAACATCCAAGTTCACCATCGGCCTGCGGCCTCTGATGGTTTTCGCGGGAGCCCAATTCGAGAGCACGGTCCAAAACGAGTATACCGCGGCCAAGAGCCTCCTTCTCGACCTGTTCCGCGGCGACAGCAGCTCAGACAAGATAGACGTCGAGGGCCTGCGGTATGTTATCGTGGTAACTGCCGAGGACAATCCCGCGACTGTTGGGTCTGGAGATGGAGCCAAGCCAGCACTGCATCTGCGAGTCTACATGATCAAGACAAAGAGGAGTGGCGAGAAGCTTCCAAGGGTGGAACTGGAGGAGATAGGCCCACGCATGGATTTCCGCCTGGGTAGGCTCCGCGAGGCCGACGAGAGCATGCTTAAAGAGGCCATGAAGAGACCAAAAACAACCGAGGAGAGGACAAAGAAGAACATATCGACCGATTCTATGGGAGACAAGATGGGTCGTATCCACCTAGGAAAGCAGGACCTCGGTGATCTGCAAACGAGGAAGATGAAGGGCCTGAAGAGAGACCGCAAGGACGCGAACGGCGAGGCGTCCCCGTCCCAACCGGCTGGTGATCATAACAACAAGAAACCAAAAATAGCCTAG